The proteins below are encoded in one region of Scyliorhinus torazame isolate Kashiwa2021f chromosome 16, sScyTor2.1, whole genome shotgun sequence:
- the rnf223 gene encoding RING finger protein 223: MSVSTEVWHTPAASAVESPDGTSEGGLECTICFTSYDNVFKTPKLLECQHAFCLECLARLVATIPEDQTPDITCPLCRSQTALPDNGIPALKTSQELLSKLPPHMQLEEPVWVEGKKLCCKNPREPDNSDFCICIDIGETKLANSPPPSTATDNRLLNCYSLFGDWKRLVLFTLLLIIFLGIVLWPLRCAIATQNLSCRASPPPTFAPVTTKTAR, translated from the coding sequence ATGTCTGTTTCAACTGAGGTGTGGCACACTCCAGCCGCCTCTGCTGTGGAAAGCCCTGATGGGACCTCTGAGGGAGGTCTGGAATGTACCATCTGCTTCACCTCCTATGACAACGTCTTCAAGACGCCCAAGTTGCTTGAATGCCAACATGCCTTCTGCTTGGAGTGCCTGGCCAGACTCGTGGCCACCATACCCGAGGACCAGACCCCTGACATCACCTGCCCACTTTGCAGGAGCCAGACAGCCTTGCCCGACAATGGGATCCCTGCCTTAAAAACAAGCCAGGAACTGCTCTCCAAATTACCCCCTCATATGCAATTGGAAGAGCCAGTGTGGGTGGAGGGCAAGAAACTCTGCTGCAAGAACCCCAGAGAGCCTGACAACTCTGACTTTTGTATCTGCATTGACATTGGCGAAACAAAACTGGCAAATTCACCTCCACCTTCAACAGCAACAGACAATAGACTACTAAATTGTTATAGCTTGTTTGGTGACTGGAAGAGACTGGTCCTATTTACACTGCTACTGATCATTTTCCTCGGCATTGTGTTATGGCCACTCCGATGTGCGATTGCCACACAGAATCTGAGCTGTAGGGCCAGTCCTCCGCCAACATTTGCCCCAGTCACTACCAAGACAGCAAGATAG